One stretch of Caloenas nicobarica isolate bCalNic1 chromosome 26, bCalNic1.hap1, whole genome shotgun sequence DNA includes these proteins:
- the LOC135998790 gene encoding transmembrane protein 45B-like, with the protein MPMTFLGSALRGTCFFIFGFWWSVRYPLKYLRWKANAESQPSHGVQRVEVFEGAVKAFFALAGILVEQFVPAGPHLQLYSPKTHGWTDLTRWHYTTMYLFFLLSGIVDVVSHSPLKLPPGLDRLSLSVALFIEGLLFCFRDDSDAVLDHHMHSLLAVAVFAGALCALLEVFLRDHIILEIFRTSSFLLQGSWLWQIGFVLSPPWGGPGWDQTDRGNFTFLTLCFCWHYAGVLAVLAANSAASRCCNENCQLKFGDIDVELDCSMCIRKSGKSSAALLPESPSDDK; encoded by the exons ATGCCAATGACTTTCCTCGGCAGTGCCCTCCGGGGCACTTGCTTCTTCATTTTTGGTTTCTGGTGGTCTGTGCGATACCCACTGAAGTATCTCAGGTGGAAAGCGAATGCAGAGAGCCAGCCAAGCCATGGGGTCCAGCGCGTGGAAGTCTTCGAAGGGGCGGTCAAAGCTTTCTTTGCTCTAGCAG GGATACTGGTGGAGCAGTTCGTTCCGGCCGGTCCCCACCTGCAGCTGTACAGCCCCAAGACGCACGGCTGGACGGACCTCACGCGCTGGCACTACACCACCATgtacctcttcttcctcctctccgGCATCGTGGACGTCGTCTCGCACTCCCCGCTCAAGCTGCCACCTGGATTAGATCGGCTCTCGCTCTCTGTGGCTCTGTTCATCGAAG GTTTGCTCTTCTGTTTCCGTGACGACAGCGATGCCGTGCTTGACCACCACATGCATTCCCTGCTGGCCGTGGCTGTCTTTGCTGGAGCCCTCTGTGCCCTCCTGGAGGTGTTTCTCCGTGACCACATCATCCTGGAGATCTTCAGGACcagctccttccttctccaggGCTCTTGGCTTTGGCAG ATCGGGTTCGTGCTGTCCCCTCCATGGGGAGGACCGGGCTGGGACCAGACCGACCGAGGCAACTTCACCTTCCTCACCCTGTGTTTCTGCTGGCACTACGCGGGCGTTCTCGCCGTCCTGGCAGCAAACTCCGCTGCATCTCGCTG CTGCAACGAGAACTGCCAGCTGAAATTCGGGGACATCGACGTGGAGCTGGACTGCAGCATGTGCATCCGCAAAAGCGGCAAGAGCTCCGCTGCCCTGCTGCCGGAGAGCCCCTCGGACGACAAATGA